AAAAGAAAAATTGCACCATTTCAGGGATCATATTAGGTAGGGTCAATATGAAAATAAGAAACATGATTCTTATCAGTGTCCTTTCTGTAAATGTTTtcaacactttaaaaaaaatgcaattcataCATTCTGTGACTTTAATGTAGTTCTTTTATGATAAGCATGTTTTTAATTCCTGTattagaagttttttttttttttttttatacacaaaTTAAAAACATTCATCTTGGCTGAGTATTCAAATCACTTTGTGATGGAATtgtatttttagtatttttatacctaaatatacatataaacgtatatttattatgtaatgtttcatcaaaattactttatttgaaaaacatgtCTGCAAAATCAGTAATGTGGTGAAACCAACATgcagaaaacaaacaggaagtgATGTCATTGAAGGATTTCTGCTGTTTGTATGTCAAAGCCATTTAGTCTTTTTAAATATCAGATAATTGGACCTTATTATAACAAGGCAGGGTTCATTTTGGCTGTGAAATGTGCAACTCCCCAAAATCCTAATGAcattatactttaaaaaaattcaatttaaaaCCTTTTGGAAAATAACAATTAATAAtgatacacatacatacatatactgtacatactgtgtgtgtgtattatagcAACATCACTTTTAAACATATAAACATGTTTatatgtttctttaaaaaaaaaatcacaacctGTATTACTTTATACATTTCTAAACTTttctaagattttttttttttacagttctttaaaatgtacattaaaaTGAAGGTAAAACTATAATATGTAAAGTAACCTTTTAAGATGGTCTGATTGCATTTAATAATAAGGGCTATTCATGAAACTGAACAGAACAGGTTGTTTCATTCCGTCACACCTAAAAAAACATCTCATTAGTCTCTGTCAAACAATAATTATGTAAATCATGCATTTTTAGTTCATTTATAGTGTGAAGAAATACATTGTATACTTTTGCAATTAAGCAAGTAAATACATTGTACCTGTCTTTCTCTCAACACATCAGCAGGATGCCAAAGAAGAAATCAATGAGGAATCCCATGTGGCCATCCCAGCTCTTTACAGAGGAACCACCAAAATGACCCCATCACCCTCAAACTcccctctccagaaatgggatGCTCTGACAGCAGAGCTGATACGGAGCTCCATTGTACCGATGTGTTTAGAGACAAGAGGGGAAATTTATTTGCAGATCGGTGTAGGCGGGTTTAATGAGTGTGGGGGAAAATTATTGTGGTCAGCTGTGTGTTGTGCCGCTTCAGATGGAGATGGTAGTTTCAGTTTTGGGCTAGTGAAGGATGGGGGTGTGAGATTGCTCAGCATTAAGGCGTTAGAGGAGCTAATAGGAGTTGCAAGCGTGTTATCAGGAGATTGTGGTGAAATGGGACAGAAAGAAGAAGAACTTGCGTCGCTCTTGAAAAAGCAGCTGAATGACATCAAAACACCAAACTCTGATGCACTAAGTGAAGAACACACTGACATACGTAACTCTCAGGAAGCAGGAACATCTGATTCAGAAAACGAGGAAGTGATAGAGCATGTTAATGATGAAGCCTCAAGCTACACATCTTCCTTTAGCTCAGACATGGACGTTGAGGAGAGCACCAATGAGACCGAGAGCTCAGGGTCTGCTCTACTCTACATTGTGTCTTCCACCATCTCTCTCCTTTATGCCCCCTTTTCTCCTATCGTAAACAAGGTCACTAACTTTCCCTTCCAGCTCACCTACGTTCTTCAGGAAGATCTGGCCGTTCTGGCCTCGGTGCCTGGTGACAGCTACACTTTGGTCAACAACTTGTGCTCAGGAGTGTGTTCTGGGGTTACATGCACATTGAGCACCTTGTACCAGACAGGAGAAACAAGTGTTTGCACGGTTTACGCCTGTCTCAGTCCATTGGCCAGCAGCCTGGGCCAGGCATTCCTGGATGGATTCACAGGGACGGGCACTCTGGCGTCGGATGCTTTAGGGATCGTGACAGGAACGGTGGGGAATGGGTTTAGCATCATCAAGATGGTTTTTGGGCCAGTCTGTGATCAGATGGTAGATTACCTGTGTGCTGTGTCCTCTGAAATGGGCCACCAG
This DNA window, taken from Pseudorasbora parva isolate DD20220531a chromosome 7, ASM2467924v1, whole genome shotgun sequence, encodes the following:
- the si:ch73-54f23.2 gene encoding endonuclease domain-containing 1 protein isoform X1; translation: MLFALPRFAVFISAVLFNGVVVWASAHTDLVPGFLQCQECFFKGTPPQSLSELGLEQRCHRHLTGRPFASLFNTNCQTTVYTALHLSLHNGWGRGEHSTQDAKEEINEESHVAIPALYRGTTKMTPSPSNSPLQKWDALTAELIRSSIVPMCLETRGEIYLQIGVGGFNECGGKLLWSAVCCAASDGDGSFSFGLVKDGGVRLLSIKALEELIGVASVLSGDCGEMGQKEEELASLLKKQLNDIKTPNSDALSEEHTDIRNSQEAGTSDSENEEVIEHVNDEASSYTSSFSSDMDVEESTNETESSGSALLYIVSSTISLLYAPFSPIVNKVTNFPFQLTYVLQEDLAVLASVPGDSYTLVNNLCSGVCSGVTCTLSTLYQTGETSVCTVYACLSPLASSLGQAFLDGFTGTGTLASDALGIVTGTVGNGFSIIKMVFGPVCDQMVDYLCAVSSEMGHQVSTVGSGTGKLLWRSGRGVGHVLNIIASVMGGVVENTITNVQEAFGESSGESSESQMPELLTSEVVGE
- the si:ch73-54f23.2 gene encoding endonuclease domain-containing 1 protein isoform X2, translating into MLFALPRFAVFISAVLFNGVVVWASAHTDLVPGFLQCQECFFKGTPPQSLSELGLEQRCHRHLTGRPFASLFNTNCQTTVYTALHLSLHNGWGRGEHSTDAKEEINEESHVAIPALYRGTTKMTPSPSNSPLQKWDALTAELIRSSIVPMCLETRGEIYLQIGVGGFNECGGKLLWSAVCCAASDGDGSFSFGLVKDGGVRLLSIKALEELIGVASVLSGDCGEMGQKEEELASLLKKQLNDIKTPNSDALSEEHTDIRNSQEAGTSDSENEEVIEHVNDEASSYTSSFSSDMDVEESTNETESSGSALLYIVSSTISLLYAPFSPIVNKVTNFPFQLTYVLQEDLAVLASVPGDSYTLVNNLCSGVCSGVTCTLSTLYQTGETSVCTVYACLSPLASSLGQAFLDGFTGTGTLASDALGIVTGTVGNGFSIIKMVFGPVCDQMVDYLCAVSSEMGHQVSTVGSGTGKLLWRSGRGVGHVLNIIASVMGGVVENTITNVQEAFGESSGESSESQMPELLTSEVVGE